In a genomic window of Mus pahari chromosome 8, PAHARI_EIJ_v1.1, whole genome shotgun sequence:
- the LOC110325979 gene encoding olfactory receptor 5AU1 yields the protein MERTNLSQEMEFELLGLTSDPQLQKLLFVVFLVMYAITVLGNLVMFFLXHVSTTLHTPMYSLLKSLSLLDFCYSSTVVPQTLMNFLVERXVISYFGCMAQMFFYAGFATSECYLIAAMAYDRYVAVCSPLLYQTIMSPNVCASLIAGSYGAGFLNSLIHTSCIFNLNFCGAHVVTHFFCDGPPILSLSCVDTSLCEILLFIFAGFNLLSCTLTILISYLLIFIAILXMRSNQGRFKAFSTCTSHLTAVCFFFGTTLFMYLRPKSSYSLTQDRTVAVIYTVVIPMLNPLIYSLRNKDVKEALRRVWGWKSMR from the coding sequence ATGGAAAGAACTAACCTGAGCCAGGAGATGGAGTTTGAGCTCTTGGGCCTCACCAGTGACCCCCAGCTCCAGAAGCTGCTCTTTGTGGTGTTCCTGGTCATGTACGCCATCACCGTGCTGGGTAACCTGGTCATGTTCTTTCTCATNCATGTGAGCACCACCCTGCACACNCCAATGTACTCTCTCCTCAAAAGCCTTTCACTCCTGGATTTCTGCTACTCTTCTACGGTGGTTCCCCAGACGCTGATGAACTTCTTGGTTGAGAGAAANGTAATCTCTTACTTTGGCTGTATGGCTCAGATGTTCTTTTATGCGGGCTTCGCCACCAGCGAGTGCTATCTCATCGCCGCNatggcctatgaccgctacgTTGCCGTTTGCAGTCCTCTCCTCTATCAGACCATCATGTCTCCCAACGTCTGTGCCTCTCTGATCGCGGGCTCCTATGGAGCAGGGTTTCTCAATTCTCTTATCCATACAAGCTGCATCTTCAATCTGAACTTCTGTGGTGCTCACGTGGTCACTCATTTCTTCTGCGACGGACCGCCCATTCTGTCCCTGTCCTGCGTGGACACTTCGCTGTGTGAGATCCTGCTCTTCATTTTTGCCGGCTTCAACCTTTTGAGCTGTACTCTCACCATCTTGATCTCCTACTTGTTAATTTTCATCGCCATCCTACANATGCGGTCTAACCAGGGCAGGTTCAAGGCGTTCTCCACCTGCACGTCCCACCTCACTGCTGTGTGCTTCTTTTTTGGCACAACCCTTTTTATGTACCTGCGCCCTAAGTCCAGCTACTCCTTGACCCAGGACCGCACAGTTGCCGTGATCTACACAGTGGTGATCCCAATGCTGAACCCCTTAATCTACTCTTTGAGAAACAAGGATGTGAAGGAGGCTCTAAGGAGGGTTTGGGGCTGGAAATCAATGAGATGa